Below is a window of Ornithodoros turicata isolate Travis chromosome 7, ASM3712646v1, whole genome shotgun sequence DNA.
ATAATCTACATCGCCATATCCGTCTGGGTCCTGGTCCTAGCCAGCGCAGTCGCACTCTTTCTGTGGCGCCGGTCGGCATCTCGCGGGCCGGACGAATACGCCGTCTGCCGAACGGACCCTTGCCGACTTTACGGCATCCTCATCAACAGGACCATAAAGAGAGACCGGGACCCTTGCGACGACTTCTACAGCTACGTATGTGGCGGCTGGGACGTGAAGCAGCAGTATTCCGTGTACTGGAGCCACATGGTCGATTATAGCGGGGATCTGGCCGACAGTCTCCAAGGGGCAATCCCTTCCGCGAATCAGAGTGCTGTCGAAAGAGCTGCCAAGTTCTACCAGTCCTGTCGAAGGGCGAACGGTGGCGTTCCGGGAGAACTCGACTACTTCCGAAGACTGTGGAGGGACTGTGACCTGGACTGGCCGAGACTCACGCCCAATGCGAGCTTGTTCAAGACGGTGATACTTCTCTACGAAACTTTCGAACTACAGAGCATTATCAACTTCGAAGTGCTTCGCCTTCGACACGGTACTCGCTTGAAGATATTCCTGGGGGACCAGCTGTCCACCTTTTACGATGTCGGTACCCGTATCAAGGCTGCCCAAGGTTATCGCCACTACTACGAGAGCATTCAGCGGATTCTAAGAACGGAAGACACCGAGGAAAACGAGCTGCTACCGTACATTTGGTTCCTCGATATCGAGACCGCCATTCAGCGCGCTTTGCATACCGCCCTTGATAAAACCAGCAAGATCACAACGGTCGATACATCCCGGCTCAACAGTATGACGCCGTATATAACAGATGAGCGATGGTCGGAAGCCTTCACCTTGTTGGGTCTTCCCACAGGCTTACAGATTGACCTCGTGAATGAAGGCTACGTAAGAGCGTTAAACGGGCTTTTCGCAACGATTGAAGAAGCGGAACTTCATCGATACGTGGGATGGCTGAACGTCCAGCAAATGGCGCCGTTTATCAACCGTGAACTCTTGCTCGTTGTCGGCGAGAACTCTGCACTGGTAGAGGCAAACGCGTTAACGTCTTGCTTAGAGCGCACAGAAACGTTCATGGGCTGGGCTCTGTACGCAAAGATTGCAGTCTACACATTCTCCGAAGTTATCAAGGAAGATCTCCACAGATTGATCCGGGACGTCAGCCAGATAGCGGTAGAGAAAATGGACCTGCAGTGGCTACCCCTGAAGAAAGCTCTAATCCGATCTGCTTTTAAGAACTGGCGCTTGGACCTCATGAGGTACCCGGACAAATTTCCGACGCCGTACGTCCTTGACCCGATCTTGATAAACATGACCAACATGGGCGACCATCTGCTGATGAATTGGGCGAATGCTGTCAGGGGATTGGCAGACACGGATAGCGTGACTCTGGCGATCAACACACCGCGCTTCGTCCGCGACTCCGTAGACAGTGCCTATTACCACCTCTACAGTCCTGCCGAGAAGAAGTTCAGGCTGCCACCATACGCGACGGTCCTACCCCTCTACAAGCACGGCATCGTCGGGTCTATCAAGTACGGAGGGTTAGGCCTGCTCCTGGCGCAGACCGCACTCTCTATTCTGCGGGGCTATGAGTCAAAGGTAGAAAACGGCACGAAGACTTGCTTCGACGGAGGGACTATGGCTGGAGAGCTGGCTTTGGCTTTGGATATTGCTTGGGAAGCGTTTTCTCGTCGGTCATCCGAAGACGTGAGGCTCCATTTCCTGCCGTCGTTCACGAGCGAGCAGTTATTCTTCATAGCGACGTGTTACCTTCTGTGTGGTCAATGGGACAGGAGATCGTTTGTGCGAAGGTGCAACGAGCCTCTCAAGCAAAGCTCCGTGTTTGCGAAGGCATTTTCTTGTAGAGTGGAGAGCCCCATGAACAGTGGAGACAAGTGTAACAACAACTCCGCAGGTTAATACGGAAGTCATATTTAGGTGGCTAATATGTGTATTAATGGCAATTCTACCTTATTTCTAATGGGAAGGATTGATACGTTCAATACATCGTTTTTACAACCACGATGATTCTTGTGGATCCTTGTTGCTGCTGCGGTTGCATTCGCTAGTTGTCATTTCAGGTGTCGTGGCCTGGCCCTAACCTGTGTTAAAGCATTTGTGAATTAGCAGTTACGATTGCACTAATGTAATCTCTCCTCTTCGCATTTGCTTTTGCATCCACTCGCGTACGCGAGATTTTGCAGAAAGTACGCGTAAAGCAGCGTATTCTTCTCGCACATAGGGTTATGcgtctgtaaagcgtgctttgcctgctcAGCACGGCGGTGCTGCGAAGCCTACTTGAGGACCACGCTAAACTATTTCGCGCTTCGCACATAGCCTcactgatggtggtggtgatggtggtccTGGTGTTGGCGGAGTAACTCCGGGCTAGCACCGGGAAGTAGCTGTAGCTATGAGCTGGGTACAGACCAGGGTTGCGAGggtgccactccggagttggaatgattccggaatcattccagatttagcagagcccggaatagaattggaatggaatggcggacgCTGTCttaggaatggaattggaatggtctgggtgccccggtggcagttttggtttcaacgagctggtttctgccctcgcaccctttgcaccgcacctgcacacggacaagagtgaaataaccttgtctttgtgcctTTTCCGTGCCTGGTAATGTCTATCTCCTCTAGCAcggctggacttgccagtacggttaccggtcctttggAATTGGGTTGctaagccattccaggagtgggaattaaccataccttttcattctgaggaattgaaaggaatggaattatcacaaatctccattccttgGAATGGAACGGAATGGGTGATCCTATTCCGCAAGGGAAAGGGAGATATGGGGTGGGGAGACCCAGCCTGACTCCAGGGGGGAGGCACTGTGCCGACAGTCGTCTTGAAAGTCTGCGGGCGCACTTCGGCACAGCTGGTGGCAGGACTAGAAGCCATTACTTCCCGATCCCCTGGGGCCAGTCCATGCTTGTGTCCTTCCCAGGCAAACACCAAATTTTGCAATCTTGCGTGCAGTCAGCGACCCCGGCGTATACCTGCCATATATGCAATACGTGCCTGTACTTGTATATTTGCAAAGTCAGCAAATATTACAATGCTCCACACACGTTCCGCTGTACGCTAGTTCTCACCTGTGTTCACGTAATAGACAACATTGGTTACTAATTCTTACAACTTCTTTATTAAGTATATATTTATCAAAACATTGGCTGTTCAATCAGGAACAGTATTTATGACTAGGTACAGTATTATGTTATACATCGTGGCAGACAATATATGCAAAGAGCGGAGTGATTTTTTTTCACCACAATACACAGTTTTTAGATATCCATCGttagtgttgttgtttttttctttccttcaaGCTGTACAGTCCTCGTCGTACACATAGTACACAGTGCGCCATGGAGTCGGAAAGCGAAATTTCGGCCAGCACCAACACGCAAAAGTCATCTTTTCTTCACAGTTTGCACGTGACAGCACCATGGAATATATGAGCTTTCTGGCAAAGCCATCGAACAAAAACGCAACTCACAATCACAGTCCTAGGAGAATTATGCACATTGAAATGAACAAGGATGCAGACTCGAGGCTAGGCTATGTATTAAAGTTTAGGTTATTCTGCACTAAATTGCCCGTGCTCTTCTAGACTCCTCCCCGCTGTGACGCAAGCGTGACGTCCCTCCGCAGGGGGAGGTGCTCGCTCGCAAGCGCCCCGCCCACCGTGCAAAGGTAGGGGGTCGAAGCCGATTCGTCGTGCCAGGGCAGTTTAGTGCAGAGTAATCTAGTGTCGTTATTTAAAGGGGGTACTAAAGTGCAAATATTTGTCCTCGCAGAATGAAAGATATCGTTACGTTgacgtcacacaaaaggaacgagacatATCAGTTGCGTCGTTCCTGATTTATGAGCAAAAGAAACCGCAATGTTCACAGACGCAGTCGACCGCTGATTGGACGAGAGCGCTAGTTCTCTTTATCGCTATCGTCCAATCATGAAGGCTTGATGGTGGCGTTTCAGTCAACGctacctagatagagaaagcctgcttactcgtcggcgtgacgtaacaactaagagtcagccaatcaggatcgtgtgtttcaacggcggtagccaatcacgaacgtgctttcagcggtcgttgtcatggagacgaaccaccgtcgtgtgcgagtagtgattgaacgtccccgcgttctaaatgggaaatctttaaaatatctttctcaagactgattttttggaaagcgtgttgcactttttgtctacagattcaggaCTGCAGGTTCCAAGTTAACTACtacaatcatttgcgagttcatGAATTCGCGGAACGGCGACACGCAGTAGCGGACGAATTCTGACCTTATATATACACGTAAccaaggagagagagaggagacaATAAGCAGGCcgtctgtatctaggtggcgttgtttGAGTTTGCGTCACTGACGTCAGTGTGATACTTCGCGG
It encodes the following:
- the LOC135400093 gene encoding endothelin-converting enzyme 2-like isoform X1; the encoded protein is MDNTLRRSISDTSYQTSELRSTWSSTAKQPTKERPSLSTTALQETLSSYKPTETKPMTWQKWKSVIIYIAISVWVLVLASAVALFLWRRSASRGPDEYAVCRTDPCRLYGILINRTIKRDRDPCDDFYSYVCGGWDVKQQYSVYWSHMVDYSGDLADSLQGAIPSANQSAVERAAKFYQSCRRANGGVPGELDYFRRLWRDCDLDWPRLTPNASLFKTVILLYETFELQSIINFEVLRLRHGTRLKIFLGDQLSTFYDVGTRIKAAQGYRHYYESIQRILRTEDTEENELLPYIWFLDIETAIQRALHTALDKTSKITTVDTSRLNSMTPYITDERWSEAFTLLGLPTGLQIDLVNEGYVRALNGLFATIEEAELHRYVGWLNVQQMAPFINRELLLVVGENSALVEANALTSCLERTETFMGWALYAKIAVYTFSEVIKEDLHRLIRDVSQIAVEKMDLQWLPLKKALIRSAFKNWRLDLMRYPDKFPTPYVLDPILINMTNMGDHLLMNWANAVRGLADTDSVTLAINTPRFVRDSVDSAYYHLYSPAEKKFRLPPYATVLPLYKHGIVGSIKYGGLGLLLAQTALSILRGYESKVENGTKTCFDGGTMAGELALALDIAWEAFSRRSSEDVRLHFLPSFTSEQLFFIATCYLLCGQWDRRSFVRRCNEPLKQSSVFAKAFSCRVESPMNSGDKCNNNSAG
- the LOC135400093 gene encoding endothelin-converting enzyme 2-like isoform X2, with amino-acid sequence MHGAKQPTKERPSLSTTALQETLSSYKPTETKPMTWQKWKSVIIYIAISVWVLVLASAVALFLWRRSASRGPDEYAVCRTDPCRLYGILINRTIKRDRDPCDDFYSYVCGGWDVKQQYSVYWSHMVDYSGDLADSLQGAIPSANQSAVERAAKFYQSCRRANGGVPGELDYFRRLWRDCDLDWPRLTPNASLFKTVILLYETFELQSIINFEVLRLRHGTRLKIFLGDQLSTFYDVGTRIKAAQGYRHYYESIQRILRTEDTEENELLPYIWFLDIETAIQRALHTALDKTSKITTVDTSRLNSMTPYITDERWSEAFTLLGLPTGLQIDLVNEGYVRALNGLFATIEEAELHRYVGWLNVQQMAPFINRELLLVVGENSALVEANALTSCLERTETFMGWALYAKIAVYTFSEVIKEDLHRLIRDVSQIAVEKMDLQWLPLKKALIRSAFKNWRLDLMRYPDKFPTPYVLDPILINMTNMGDHLLMNWANAVRGLADTDSVTLAINTPRFVRDSVDSAYYHLYSPAEKKFRLPPYATVLPLYKHGIVGSIKYGGLGLLLAQTALSILRGYESKVENGTKTCFDGGTMAGELALALDIAWEAFSRRSSEDVRLHFLPSFTSEQLFFIATCYLLCGQWDRRSFVRRCNEPLKQSSVFAKAFSCRVESPMNSGDKCNNNSAG